The Oncorhynchus masou masou isolate Uvic2021 chromosome 2, UVic_Omas_1.1, whole genome shotgun sequence genomic sequence tttgctatgagactcaaaattgagctggtgcatcctgtttccattgaccatccttgagatgtttctacaacttgattggtccaCCTTAGGTAaatacaattgattggacatgatttggaaaggcaaacacttgtctgtataaggtcccacagttgatggtgcatggaagggtacaaaaaaaagtctgcagcattgaaggttccccaagcaaacagtggcctccatcattctttaatggaagacgtttggaaccaccaaggctcttcctagagctggccgcccagccaaactgagcaaattgggggagaagggccttggtcagggtggtgaccaagaacccaatggtcactctgacagagcgccagagttcctctgtggagattagaggaccttccagaaagacaaccatctctgcagcacaccaccaggcctttatggtagtggccagacggaagccactcctcagtaaaaagcacatgacagcccgcttggagtttgccaaaaggcacctaaaggactctgaccatgagaaactaaattctctggtatgatgaaaccaagattgaactcgttggcctgaattccaagcatcATGTCCTGGAACCATTCCTACGGTGacacatggtggtggtagcatcatgctgtggggatgtttttcagcggcagggactgggaagactagtcaggatcgagggaaagatgaacggagcaaagtacagagagatccttgatgaaaacctgctccagaggacCCAGGTCCTCAGGatggggcgaaggttcaacttccaacaggacaacaacactaagcacacagccaagacaacacaggagtggctttgggacaagtccctgaatgtcctctagtggcccagccagaatccggacttgaacccgatcaaacatctctggcgagacctgaaaatagctgtgcagcaacgctccccatccaacatgacaagagcttgagaggatcttcagagaagaatgtgagaaactcataaaatacaggtgtgccaagcttgtagcatacCCAagtagactcgaggctgtaatcgctgccaaaggtgcttcgaccaagtattgagtaaagggtctgaatacttaagtaaatgtgactCACCaactggattcggtcttatgtagcatttgaaattttgtttttttacattggataaaagtagagactcagagttacaaaatggtatatcatacactgcatttgaggaaacaatgggaaagtaattctgctttgaaagtcgataaacttgtaaactcacgtcatgacgttactaccctgcatgaatctgaaGGTAGCTAACCCCAAAAAAAGCAGGATTTGACatgattacctagacatactgaccagctccaatagacagacacgtgctatatggcagaccaatccaaacacATCTCTCGggatgtccagcccactcattatctcagccaatcaagactagcgggaaggttgcttgctttttctgtggctaaaccaactaggctcgtaatttaatattgttatttgtatttacaggATGGCATAGAACTTTGacattaaggcacatgaaagttcacatgttcgagaaggcatttctgccaaaaaaacacattttgataaatTATTTTTTCCATTCTAACAGCctcctgtgaagttgtgacttgtgacatacgcctagtttcctgaatcgggtcacaagTAATCAGTTTTTTAAAATTtagaatacatttgcaaaaaaaatctaaaaaacagCTTTTGGTTcatcatgatggggtattgtgtgtagattgagggggggtgAGTCagttttagagtaaggctgtaacaaaaagtggaaaaagtcaagaggtctgaatattttccgaatacactgtatatagtattatattatgATCTTACATGGGTTAGGGTTGATCTTACCTGTGTCAATCAAAATGTAATATAATGAAAGTCTAATATAGTTATAACATTGTTTTACCTGTGTTAGGGCTGTGTCTCTGCTCATGTCAGGCAGTAggggtctctcctctccagacctgAAGTCCAGGTAGACGGTCTTGTGGGAGAAGGTAGAGAACTCGTTGCTGAAGCAGACCTTGTAGGTTCCTTTCATagtggtggtgtgagagaagctaTCATACTGCTTCTTCCTCTCCTGATACAGGACGTTGTTCACTGGATCTGTTACAAAGCAGTCCACATCATAGTTCCCTCCTGCAATCACCTGGTATATACAACATGGAAAGATTAGGATGATGGTAAGGAAACACATTTTGAGTAATTCAGCCCTTACGAAAAAAGACTGCAGTCAGAGTGCAGAACAActgcagtatgctgcaaatactgcTTCCAAAATACGTTTTAATTACTGCAGTAAttttgcagtgtaactgcagttaGAGAGCTGTATAACCACAGTAACTGCACTTTTACTGAGGTTTCAAAACTGCAATCTTTTTGTGCATTCTTCCAGTGAGTGTGAAGGGACAATTAGAGCATGGGATCAGATAAAGCAGTTCAATGCACTAACTAACTCAACCATATGGGGAAATGGCATCATAACTCCACATATTGAATCACTTACTTGAAAGTCTAGGTCAAACTTCACACCATTCTGGAGCTCTTCATAGAAACATTGCTTGTCGTTATCAGGTAACTCAAACGTCAACTCCGTGGAACAAACAACGATCACATGCAACATCAAACTACACAGTCCAAGGGAACGCATTCTGTAGGGCAAATGCTATGAAAATGTGGTTATAAATGAAAGCTCCAACAACAAACAGTTGAAGTCACAATCAGTCACTTCTTCAATGTTCATGTGATGACAGGGAgatataaaaaaaaaagtttggaaCGCTCCcacccatagagaatgatagagaaagCATATATTGTTCCTATTTTGGCGTCTGAGCGCACAGAAAGCACCATTGAGAAGATCTCAATTTgaatagttttttttcttcttcgcGATTGGCCGATCTCCCCCAACGACGCTTTTGGATATGATAGGGTCTTTAGGAGGGATCAGACAATAAAGttggaaaaatacatttttggctACTAGAGGCCTCTATCCTTCTCTATGCTCCCACCATAACCGACGTGGCATAAAAAAAAACACTTCCGGATCACGATTATTTTTtacaaaatattgtattttattttatacaaTTTGAACCATGTTCAGAGAGttggaaactgttgagcttgaaatCACTTGTTTTCCGTTCTACGGATTTTAGTTATAGTAGTGCAACATTTTTAAACGTGATGATTACGTTGTATCACTGGGTAGAGTTGATTATGCTGAGCCGCGGGGCACCGGTTTATGGCCCGTGACGTGAACGGGCAAAAACGGTGAGGGAGGAGCACACTTTTCAAATCGAAATGTAACAGGCAGCATGGTGAATCGCCCAGAAAGAAACAAAATCTATTTTCCATAGTCTTGAATTTTATAGCTAGTCTTCATTGGGAAGGCATATAAGAATTCACTTGTAGATGTGAAAacagaatcctactcattacCCCTCGTGCTTAATTACTTAACTTTTGTTTTGTATGGAACCCCGTTCGGGTCTTAAAGCACGTGTTCAAAACGCATCTTTTTAATGCTACGTGTGTAAAGTAAACAGGTGTAGGTGCTAAATGAACGTCTTCACGCGCTAAATTAACGCCTGAACGTGTCAAATAAAGGGCGTGCAAATGTGCTTGCAGGCGGTTCAACATGTGCTCAATAAACGGCTGCAAGCGGTCCTGCACAGGTCAAGTTAACGCCTTCAGCTGCTAAATATAAACCTACACACGCTAACTTAAGGCGTTCTTTAATATGCACATTTTACTAGCTCCTTTCTTCCAGATTTCACAGTTTGAAGGAACTTCCTTTTCCATTGCAAGCAGAGTTGAACCTTTAAAAGGTAACCATTTTGTCTTTGAAATGTGTTGTTACTGAATCATAAAGTTTATCAGCTAGTTTACAGTGGAAGGATCTGTTTCTCATCACTGGCCATAAAATTCAGCTAACATTAATCTAGCACCAGGATCAGCAGTGCTTAAGCTAAATCAGatacttgctagctaatttagctGAGGTCGGTAGCCTCGAACCCCGGCCATATTATATAATTTAGTTCCCCTCAAACTTTGCCTGGTCATACTGTGAACTGCACCATCTTGTGTTTTATTAAAAGCCCCGCTGAAAAAACATGTAAACTATAACAGCCACGGAAACAGTAAGGAATGTGTTAATAGTATCAAGGTCAATTACATACTAGCAAGTTTGTTGCTTGAATGCAGGGCCAGGAATAACATTACATAGATTAGACAATGGAGATGCTCAAAATCTTGGTAGTTCTCGATTTTTGGACTATTGTCTTTATTTTGCTTTATCATTGACTTAAGGAAGACAAGCTACCTAAATGTGACTTATCGGCTAGTGTAACAGATGTATATCGTACTCCTTGTATTGTGTTTTCTCCAAATAAATCACATCAGCCAGTGGTCCAAGTTGAGCGTCATTTATTTCTGTTGCTGTTGTTagatgggaaacagcacgttagttgtgcagggcttaatgaTATTGATGGCTGTCGATGGCAAAATCCCTTGTATCACATTTTTATACCGGgcaaacaaaatacaaaaatacaatacaaaatataacatgtgtaaatacctgttgttaaatgggaaacaatgttagttgtgcagggcttaacgatATTGATAGCTGTCAATGGCAAAATCTGTCGCATGAAGATGACTGTTAGCAGTGGGCTTATGTGACCATTACATTGGTGTATGCTAGTGTAGCGTGGTTCATTCTGCGTTGTGTACTTTTAATTAGGACGCTGCCACAACTGAAGGTCTGCTAGttgaattatttttatttgccCTGCACACGAAGAGACAACACACATGTTAGCCCTTGGCGCAGTCATAGCTCTCAGGCACCTGCGCAAGCACAtggacactcactcaaacactgtCTCAAGTACTCACAAGTTACAATAGATACCCTAGTTAGGGAGCGAAACTTGTTAACATAAATCTTTATATTATCCACATTGTAACAAACTTATGGTAGCATAACAGTACATTGTGTAGGGGGGTGAGGgttaggtgtcacgccctggtcgtattatattgtgtttgtcttcatttatttggtcaggccagggtgtgacatgggtttattatggtgtgttttgtcttgggggtgtctagcatagtctggctgcctgaggcgttctcaatcagagtcaggttgtctctgattgggaaccatatttaggcagccaccaGTGCACATCAGATTTGTCTGtcattaaccctaactaaccctaaccaaccctaatgtaacggctttcgtctggtggaagagaagcggaccaaaatgcagcgtggtatctttgagacatgtttaatgacgaatgaaaaaatgaacaatacaaaacggaccgtgaaaacctatacagcctatctggtaaacacagagacagaaagaatcacccacgaaatactcattttacatacatttacatttaagtcatttagcagacgctcttatccagagcgacttacaaattggtgaattcaccttctgacatccagtggaacagccactttacaatagtgcatctaaatcatttaaggggggagtgagaaggattacttatcctatcctaggtattccttgaagaggtggggtttcaggtgtctccggaaggtggtgattgactccgctgtcctggcgtcgtgagggagtttgttccaccattggggggccagagcagcgaacagttttgactgggctgagcgggaactgtacttcctcagtggtagggaggcgagcaggccagaggtggatgaacgcagtgcccttgtttgggtgtagggcctgatcagagcctggaggtactgcggtgccgttcccctcacagctccgtaggcaagcaccatggtcttgtagcggatgcgagcttcaactggaagccagtggagagagcggaggagcggggtgacgtgagagaacttgggaaggttgaacaccagacgggctgcggcgttctggatgagttgtaggggtttaatggcacaggcagggagcccagccaacagcgagttgcagtaatccagacgggagatgacaagtgcctggattaggacctgcgccgcttcctgtgtgaggcagggtcgtactctgcggatgttgtagagcatgaacctacaggaacgggccaccgccatgatgttggttgagaacgacagggtgttgtccaggatcacgccaaggttcttagcgctctgggaggaggacacaatggagttgtcaaccgtgatggcgagatcatggaacgggcagtccttccccgggaggaagagcagctccgtcttgccgaggttcagcttgaggtggtgatccgtcatccacactgatatgtctgccagacatgcagagatgcgattcgccacctggtcatcagaagtgggaaaggagaagattaattgtgtgtcgtctgcatagcaatgttagggttagggttagggttagagggttagggttagggttagagggttagggttagggttagggttaggggttagggttagggttaggggttagggttagggttagggttagagggttagggttagagggttagggttagggttagggttagggttaggggggggttagggttagggttagggttagaggttagggttagggttagggggttagggttaggtt encodes the following:
- the tmed3 gene encoding transmembrane emp24 domain-containing protein 3, which codes for MRSLGLCSLMLHVIVVCSTELTFELPDNDKQCFYEELQNGVKFDLDFQVIAGGNYDVDCFVTDPVNNVLYQERKKQYDSFSHTTTMKGTYKVCFSNEFSTFSHKTVYLDFRSGEERPLLPDMSRDTALTQMESACLSIHEILKVVSDSQTWYRLREAHDRIRAEDLHERVSYWSIGETIILFTVSIGQVLILRSFFSDKKGSVSANT